A single genomic interval of Zingiber officinale cultivar Zhangliang chromosome 4A, Zo_v1.1, whole genome shotgun sequence harbors:
- the LOC121970990 gene encoding molybdate-anion transporter-like isoform X2, protein MEVFYYLVFGGLSAIVAVLELSKTVKDRVATSPAFNAFKNNYIVVYSLMMAGDWLQGPYVYYLYSQYGFDKGDIGRLFIAGFGSSMLFGTIVGSLADKQGRKRACITYCMTYILSCITKHSPEYKVLMVGRILGGIATSLLFSSFESWLVAEHNKRGFDPQWLSITFSKAIFLGNGLIAIVSGLFANFVADTLGFGPVAPFDSAACFLAIGMAIILSSWSENFGDPSESKDLMGQFKAAAVAIASDEKIALLGAIQSLFEGSMYTFVFLWTPALSQNDEDIPHGFIFATFMLSSMLGSSIASRLMARSTLKVESYMQLVFAVSAFTLLLPIISTFLLAPSDVKGSSVSFGGSIQLLGFCVFEVCVGIFWPSMMKMRSHYIPEEARSTIMNFFRIPLNLFVCIVLYNVNAFPITIMFGMCSIFLFMACVLQRRLMVVADIYKSNVPYCH, encoded by the exons ATGGAAGTCTTCTACTACTTGGTGTTCGGCGGGCTCTCCGCTATAGTGGCGGTTTTGGAGCTGAGCAAGACGGTTAAGGACCGTGTCGCCACCTCTCCGGCCTTCAACGCCTTCAAGAACAATTATATCGTTGTCTATTCCCTCATGATGG CTGGTGACTGGTTGCAAGGCCCCTACGTCTACTACCTCTATAGCCAGTATGGCTTCGACAAAGGGGACATTGGGCGGCTTTTCATCGCGGGTTTCGGATCGTCAATGTTGTTTGGGACGATCGTGGGATCTTTGGCCGACAAACA GGGGCGTAAGAGGGCTTGCATAACATACTGCATGACGTACATTCTTAGTTGCATCACAAAGCATTCTCCGGAATACAAAGTTTTGATGGTGGGACGTATACTGGGAGGAATTGCTACGTCTTTGCTCTTCTCGTCATTTGAGTCATGGCTTGTTGCAGAGCACAATAAG AGAGGTTTTGATCCACAGTGGCTGTCTATAACTTTCTCTAAGGCTATATTTCTAGGCAATGGTCTTATAGCCATTGTTTCTGGTCTTTTTGCCAATTTTGTGGCTGATACCTTGGGATTCGGTCCTGTGGCTCCCTTCGATTCTGCTGCATGTTTTCTTGCCATAGGCATGGCTATTATCCTGTCATCTTGGAGTGAAAACTTTGGAGATCCATCTGAGAGCAAAGATTTAATGGGACAGTTCAAAGCTGCTGCTGTAGCTATTGCTTCAG ATGAAAAAATTGCTTTGTTGGGCGCGATACAATCTCTTTTCGAAGGTTCAATGTACACCTTTGTGTTCTTGTGGACTCCTGCATTGAGTCAAAATGATGAGGATATACCCCATGGTTTTATTTTTGCTACATTCATGTTGTCTTCAATGTTGGGGAGCTCCATTGCATCTCGGCTGATGGCCCGATCAACTCTTAAAGTTGAAAGTTATATGCAGCTCGTGTTTGCAGTCTCCGCGTTCACTCTGCTGCTTCCAATTATCTCTACT TTCTTATTAGCACCTTCGGATGTGAAAGGCAGTAGCGTCTCTTTCGGAGGCTCTATTCAACTCCTCGGCTTTTGTGTGTTTGAGGTGTGTGTGGGCATATTTTGGCCATCTATGATGAAGATGAGGTCCCACTACATCCCTGAGGAGGCCAGGAGCACCATCATGAACTTCTTTCGCATTCCCCTCAATCTATTCGTCTGTATAGTACTCTACAAT GTAAATGCTTTCCCAATCACTATCATGTTTGGAATGTgttctattttcctcttcatgGCCTGTGTCTTGCAAAGAAGACTCATGGTGGTTGCTGATATCTACAAAAGTAATGTGCCATACTGCCACTG A
- the LOC121970990 gene encoding molybdate-anion transporter-like isoform X1 — MEVFYYLVFGGLSAIVAVLELSKTVKDRVATSPAFNAFKNNYIVVYSLMMAGDWLQGPYVYYLYSQYGFDKGDIGRLFIAGFGSSMLFGTIVGSLADKQGRKRACITYCMTYILSCITKHSPEYKVLMVGRILGGIATSLLFSSFESWLVAEHNKRGFDPQWLSITFSKAIFLGNGLIAIVSGLFANFVADTLGFGPVAPFDSAACFLAIGMAIILSSWSENFGDPSESKDLMGQFKAAAVAIASDEKIALLGAIQSLFEGSMYTFVFLWTPALSQNDEDIPHGFIFATFMLSSMLGSSIASRLMARSTLKVESYMQLVFAVSAFTLLLPIISTFLLAPSDVKGSSVSFGGSIQLLGFCVFEVCVGIFWPSMMKMRSHYIPEEARSTIMNFFRIPLNLFVCIVLYNVNAFPITIMFGMCSIFLFMACVLQRRLMVVADIYKKPQDRAGLKETDAEAEALV; from the exons ATGGAAGTCTTCTACTACTTGGTGTTCGGCGGGCTCTCCGCTATAGTGGCGGTTTTGGAGCTGAGCAAGACGGTTAAGGACCGTGTCGCCACCTCTCCGGCCTTCAACGCCTTCAAGAACAATTATATCGTTGTCTATTCCCTCATGATGG CTGGTGACTGGTTGCAAGGCCCCTACGTCTACTACCTCTATAGCCAGTATGGCTTCGACAAAGGGGACATTGGGCGGCTTTTCATCGCGGGTTTCGGATCGTCAATGTTGTTTGGGACGATCGTGGGATCTTTGGCCGACAAACA GGGGCGTAAGAGGGCTTGCATAACATACTGCATGACGTACATTCTTAGTTGCATCACAAAGCATTCTCCGGAATACAAAGTTTTGATGGTGGGACGTATACTGGGAGGAATTGCTACGTCTTTGCTCTTCTCGTCATTTGAGTCATGGCTTGTTGCAGAGCACAATAAG AGAGGTTTTGATCCACAGTGGCTGTCTATAACTTTCTCTAAGGCTATATTTCTAGGCAATGGTCTTATAGCCATTGTTTCTGGTCTTTTTGCCAATTTTGTGGCTGATACCTTGGGATTCGGTCCTGTGGCTCCCTTCGATTCTGCTGCATGTTTTCTTGCCATAGGCATGGCTATTATCCTGTCATCTTGGAGTGAAAACTTTGGAGATCCATCTGAGAGCAAAGATTTAATGGGACAGTTCAAAGCTGCTGCTGTAGCTATTGCTTCAG ATGAAAAAATTGCTTTGTTGGGCGCGATACAATCTCTTTTCGAAGGTTCAATGTACACCTTTGTGTTCTTGTGGACTCCTGCATTGAGTCAAAATGATGAGGATATACCCCATGGTTTTATTTTTGCTACATTCATGTTGTCTTCAATGTTGGGGAGCTCCATTGCATCTCGGCTGATGGCCCGATCAACTCTTAAAGTTGAAAGTTATATGCAGCTCGTGTTTGCAGTCTCCGCGTTCACTCTGCTGCTTCCAATTATCTCTACT TTCTTATTAGCACCTTCGGATGTGAAAGGCAGTAGCGTCTCTTTCGGAGGCTCTATTCAACTCCTCGGCTTTTGTGTGTTTGAGGTGTGTGTGGGCATATTTTGGCCATCTATGATGAAGATGAGGTCCCACTACATCCCTGAGGAGGCCAGGAGCACCATCATGAACTTCTTTCGCATTCCCCTCAATCTATTCGTCTGTATAGTACTCTACAAT GTAAATGCTTTCCCAATCACTATCATGTTTGGAATGTgttctattttcctcttcatgGCCTGTGTCTTGCAAAGAAGACTCATGGTGGTTGCTGATATCTACAAAA AGCCACAGGATCGAGCAGGTCTGAAGGAGACCGATGCCGAGGCAGAAGCTCTTGTCTGA